The DNA sequence GGGGCGGCACGACCTACCTCAACGGCGTGACCATATTCGAGCCCGGCGCGGCCATCGGACACCACATCCACAACGTGGCCGAGTCCGTCATGGTCATCAAGGGCACCGCCGTCGTCGACATCAACGGCGAACGCACCGCCCTGAACACGTACGACACCACCTTCGTGCCCGCGAACATTCCCCACCACTTCGAGAACTCCTCGGAAACGGAGGAGATGCGGATCCTGTGGACCTATGGATCGCTCGACGCGACCCGCACGCTCACGGAGTCCGGAGAGTACGGACGTGTCGACGCCGAGTCGGCAGACGCCGCAGCGGGCGCAGTGCGAATCGTGACGGAGATGGCCACCATCACCGTCATCGACGGGCACCAGCAGCAGTTCGAGGAGGCCGTCGCGCAGGCGGCGCCGCTGTTCCAGCGGGCGCACGGAGCCCGCACGTTCCGGCTCGAATCGTCCGAGGAGAAGCCGACCGTGTACCGCCTCTTCGTCGGCTGGGAGTCCATCGACGACCACATGGTCACCTTCCGCGAATCGGGTGCGTTCCTGGCGTGGCGCGAACTCATCGGCCCGCACGTCGATGGCACCCCGCAGGTCGAGCACCTTCGCAACGTCCTCGCCGCCTTCTGATCCCGACCTCTGACGACGCTCATGACTGACATTCTCGACAGCACCTCTCTCGGCAGCGACCTCGCCCGATCCTGGCTCCTTGTCTCCGCGCGGGACACTGGCAGGTTCCAGGTCGCTGCCGAGGGCGACGCTGACGAGATCGTCCTCGACATCGAGGACGCCGTCGATGAGTCGTTCAAGGACGACGCGCGTCAGGATGTCGCCAGCTGGCTCTCGGACAACAGCGCCTGGGTGCGCATCAACAATCACGAGAGCCCGTTCTGGGCCGACGACGTCGCGGAGCTGAAAGGTTTCCGAGGGCTCCGCGGCGTCGTCCTCGCGAAAGTCGAGTCGGCCACGGCTGTGACGGAGACATTCATAGGTCTCGGCGGGGAGACGCCCGTCATCGCCCTCATCGAGTCCGCACTCGGCATCGAAGAGGCAGTCGGCATCGCACGGGCCGAAGGCGCGGCCCGACTCGCCTTCGGCAGCGGCGACTACCGCCGCGACACGGGAGCCAGCGCCGACGACCTCGCCATGGCCTATCCGCGGTCTCGCCTGGTCATCGCATCCCGCATCGGTGGGCTACCAGGCCCCATCGACGGTCCCACTGTCACCCCGGGACACGCGCCCCTGCGCGAGCAATCCGCGGTCGGAGTGGCACTCGGGATGACGGGCAAGCTCTGCCTCTCTGATGCGCAGCCCACCGTCGTCAACGAGGCCTTCAGCCCCTCGCGCTCCGACGTGATCTGGGCCCGCGACTTTCTCGCCGACTTCGATGACCGGGGAGGTGTCGTCCGCGACGGCAGCGACCTTCCGCGCCTCGGACGCGCGCAACGCATCAGAGAACTCGCACACGCCTTCCGCCTCAGCATCGACTGACGCCAAACCGAGAGAACAGCCGTGACCGAATCCGCCTTCGACTCCCACCGCGACAGCTGGGTGCGTCGCGAAGAGCTCGCCGAGAACCTCATTCC is a window from the Microbacterium sp. LWO14-1.2 genome containing:
- a CDS encoding aldolase/citrate lyase family protein; this translates as MTDILDSTSLGSDLARSWLLVSARDTGRFQVAAEGDADEIVLDIEDAVDESFKDDARQDVASWLSDNSAWVRINNHESPFWADDVAELKGFRGLRGVVLAKVESATAVTETFIGLGGETPVIALIESALGIEEAVGIARAEGAARLAFGSGDYRRDTGASADDLAMAYPRSRLVIASRIGGLPGPIDGPTVTPGHAPLREQSAVGVALGMTGKLCLSDAQPTVVNEAFSPSRSDVIWARDFLADFDDRGGVVRDGSDLPRLGRAQRIRELAHAFRLSID
- a CDS encoding cupin domain-containing protein; the protein is MTATNDITSQPTHVFRPDELPSKNRGGGAKTVPLVTASRGGTTYLNGVTIFEPGAAIGHHIHNVAESVMVIKGTAVVDINGERTALNTYDTTFVPANIPHHFENSSETEEMRILWTYGSLDATRTLTESGEYGRVDAESADAAAGAVRIVTEMATITVIDGHQQQFEEAVAQAAPLFQRAHGARTFRLESSEEKPTVYRLFVGWESIDDHMVTFRESGAFLAWRELIGPHVDGTPQVEHLRNVLAAF